From a region of the Theobroma cacao cultivar B97-61/B2 chromosome 8, Criollo_cocoa_genome_V2, whole genome shotgun sequence genome:
- the LOC18592573 gene encoding uncharacterized protein LOC18592573, with amino-acid sequence MADLVSYGNAQRDIDQALIALKKGARLLKYGRKGKPKFCPFRLSNDETSLIWISSNGERRLKLASVSKIIPGQRTAVFQRYLRPEKDYLSFSLIYNNGKRSLDLICKDKVEAEVWIAGLKALISSGQGGRSKIDGWSDGGLYLDDGRDLTSNSASDSSVSATRDISSPEVSVGFNPNTSPKSLRPENPFHSERSHVASDSTNMQVKGSGSDVFRVSVSSAPSTSSHGSAPDDYDALGDVYIWGEVICDNVVKVVADKNTNYLSTRVDVLLPRPLESNVVLDVHHVACGVRHAALVTRQGEVFTWGEESGGRLGHGVGKDVIQPRLVESLAVTSVDFVACGEFHTCAVTMAGELYTWGDGTHNAGLLGHGTDVSHWIPKRISGPLEGLQVAVVTCGPWHTALITSTGQLFTFGDGTFGVLGHGDRENVPYPREVESLSGLRTIAVACGVWHTAAIVEVIVTQSSASVSSGKLFTWGDGDKNRLGHGDKEPRLKPTCVPALIDYNFHKVACGHSLTVGLTTSGHVFTMGSTVYGQLGNPYADGKIPCLVEDKLSGECVEEIACGAYHVAVLTSRNEVFTWGKGANGRLGHGDIEDRKTPTLVETLKDRHVKYIACGSNYSAAICLHKWVCGAEQSQCSACRQAFGFTRKRHNCYNCGLVHCHSCSSRKALRAALAPNPGKPYRVCDSCFAKLSKVSEGGNNRRNSVPRLSGENKDRLDKADLRLSKSAAPSNMDLIKQLDSKAAKQGKKAETFSLVLSGQAPSLLQLKDVVLSSAVDLRRTGPKPVLTPSGISSRSVSPFSRRPSPPRSATPVPTTSGLSFSKSITDSLKKTNELLNQEVLKLRAQVETLRQRCELQELELQKSTKKAQEAMALAAEESAKSKAAKEVIKSLTAQLKDMAERLPPGVYDTENIRPAYLPNGLETNGVHYTDANGGGHLRSDSIGGSFLASPTGIDSTTINGTHSPAQLLREPTGANGRDDHSDTRLPNGSAGFLAGGSNVSEAVDEKESGSFGDGENSMKSRNSALVANGNQVEAEWIEQYEPGVYITLVALRDGTRDLKRVRFSRRRFGEHQAETWWSENREKVYERYNVRGSDKASVSGQTARRSEGALSPTSQV; translated from the exons GCATTAATAGCTTTGAAGAAGGGTGCTCGGCTACTGAAATATGGTCGCAAGGGAAAGCCTAAGTTTTGTCCATTTAGACTTTCTAAT GATGAAACATCTTTGATCTGGATATCAAGCAACGGTGAAAGAAGATTGAAGCTAGCCTCAGTCTCTAAAATTATTCCTGGACAAAGAACT GCTGTTTTTCAGCGGTATCTCCGTCCTGAGAAAGATTATTTATCCTTTTCTCTTATATACAACAACGGGAAAAGGTCACTTGATCTG ATTTGCAAGGACAAAGTTGAGGCGGAGGTGTGGATTGCGGGCCTCAAAGCATTAATATCCTCTGGTCAGGGCGGACGCTCCAAAATTGATGGCTGGAGTGATGGAGGCCTCTACCTTGAT GATGGCAGAGACCTGACATCGAATAGTGCAAGTGATAGTTCTGTTAGCGCTACTCGTGATATAAGCTCCCCTGAAGTTTCTGTCGGTTTTAACCCAAACACTTCTCCAAAGAGTTTACGGCCTGAGAATCCTTTTCATTCTGAGAGGTCACATGTAGCATCAGACAGCACAAATATGCAAGTAAAAGGATCTGGTTCAGATGTTTTTCGTGTAAGTGTGTCTAGTGCCCCAAGTACTTCAAGTCATGGTTCTGCACCAGATGATTATGATGCTTTAGGGGATGTATACATTTGGGGTGAGGTTATCTGTGATAATGTTGTGAAGGTTGTGGCTGACAAGAATACCAATTATTTGAGCACGAGAGTAGATGTGCTTCTTCCCAGACCTTTAGAGTCTAATGTAGTTTTAGATGTACATCATGTAGCCTGTGGGGTCAGGCATGCTGCCCTAGTGACAAGGCAAGGTGAAGTTTTTACATGGGGTGAAGAATCTGGAGGACGACTTGGCCATGGTGTTGGGAAGGATGTTATTCAACCTCGTCTTGTTGAATCGCTGGCTGTTACTAGTGTTGATTTTGTTGCCTGTGGAGAATTTCATACTTGTGCCGTTACAATGGCTGGGGAACTTTACACATGGGGAGATGGAACTCACAATGCTGGGCTTCTTGGTCATGGTACTGATGTCAGCCACTGGATACCGAAGAGGATTTCAGGTCCTCTTGAGGGACTTCAAGTTGCTGTAGTAACTTGTGGTCCGTGGCATACAGCCTTGATAACATCAACAGGGCAGCTGTTTACTTTTGGGGATGGTACATTTGGTGTCTTGGGTCACGGTGACAGAGAAAATGTTCCATATCCGAGAGAAGTAGAGTCTCTGTCAGGATTGAGAACAATTGCTGTGGCATGTGGAGTGTGGCATACTGCTGCCATTGTGGAGGTTATTGTCACTCAGTCTAGTGCTAGTGTTTCATCAGGAAAATTATTTACATGGGGGGATGGAGACAAAAATCGTCTTGGACATGGAGACAAGGAACCCCGACTTAAGCCCACATGTGTTCCAGCACTAATTGATTACAATTTTCACAAAGTTGCTTGCGGGCATAGTTTAACAGTTGGTTTGACAACATCAGGGCATGTTTTTACAATGGGAAGTACTGTGTATGGTCAACTTGGGAATCCCTATGCTGATGGAAAGATACCATGTTTGGTGGAAGACAAGCTTTCAGGGGAATGTGTTGAAGAAATTGCCTGTGGTGCATATCATGTAGCAGTTTTAACGTCCAGGAATGAAGTCTTTACATGGGGAAAGGGTGCAAATGGTAGGTTGGGCCATGGAGACATTGAAGATCGAAAAACTCCTACTCTGGTTGAGACTTTGAAGGATAGACATGTGAAATATATTGCTTGTGGTTCAAATTATAGCGCTGCAATATGTCTCCATAAATGGGTATGTGGTGCTGAGCAGTCTCAGTGTTCAGCTTGTAGACAGGCTTTTGGCTTCACCAGAAAGAGGCATAACTGCTATAACTGTGGACTTGTGCACTGCCATTCCTGCAGTTCAAGGAAAGCACTAAGAGCAGCTTTGGCTCCTAATCCTGGGAAACCATATCGTGTCTGTGATTCCTGTTTTGCCAAACTGAGCAAGGTTTCGGAAGGTGGTAATAACAGGAGGAATTCCGTACCTCGCCTTTCAGGTGAGAACAAGGACAGGTTGGATAAGGCTGACTTAAGATTATCTAAGTCTGCAGCTCCTTCTAATATGGACTTGATTAAACAGTTAGATTCCAAAGCAGccaaacaaggaaaaaaagcTGAAACGTTCTCCCTGGTTCTCTCCGGTCAAGCACCTTCTTTATTACAATTGAAAGATGTTGTTTTGTCTAGTGCTGTAGATCTGCGACGAACAGGTCCTAAACCGGTTCTTACTCCATCTGGAATAAGTTCCAGATCTGTTTCACCTTTCTCAAGGAGACCTAGCCCACCACGTTCTGCTACCCCTGTTCCAACAACATCAGGACTTTCTTTCTCCAAAAGTATCACAGATAGCTTGAAAAAGACAAATGAGCTTTTGAACCAAGAAGTGCTTAAGTTGCGTGCACAG GTTGAGACCCTGAGACAGAGATGTGAACTCCAAGAATTGGAGCTtcaaaaatcaacaaagaAAGCTCAGGAAGCTATGGCACTGGCTGCAGAGGAGTCTGCTAAATCTAAAGCCGCAAAAGAAGTTATAAAGTCACTGACCGCACAG CTCAAGGATATGGCTGAGAGGTTGCCACCTGGAGTTTATGACACTGAGAACATTAGACCAGCCTACCTGCCAAATGGCTTGGAGACAAATGGTGTTCACTATACTGATGCAAATGGAGGGGGACATTTGAGATCTGATTCAATAGGCGGCTCTTTCCTTGCTTCCCCCACTGGAATCGACTCTACTACAATCAATGGCACTCACAGCCCTGCCCAATTACTTAGAGAACCCACTGGAGCCAATGGAAGAGATGACCATTCAGATACTAGACTGCCGAATGGTAGTGCGGGTTTTCTGGCTGGTGGCAGTAATGTGTCAGAGGCTGTTGATGAAAAGGAATCTGGGTCTTTTGGAGATGGTGAAAATAGTATGAAATCTAGAAATTCTGCATTGGTTGCTAATGGCAATCAAGTGGAGGCTGAGTGGATTGAACAGTATGAGCCTGGAGTGTACATAACTCTTGTAGCACTGCGGGATGGAACTAGGGATCTCAAACGAGTGCGGTTCAG CCGGAGAAGATTCGGGGAGCACCAAGCGGAAACTTGGTGGTCAGAAAACCGTGAAAAGGTGTATGAGAGGTACAATGTTCGTGGATCAGATAAAGCATCAGTTTCCGGGCAAACTGCCCGCAGATCAGAGGGAGCCCTCTCACCCACTTCTCAAGTGTAA